Proteins from a genomic interval of Longimicrobiaceae bacterium:
- the pdhA gene encoding pyruvate dehydrogenase (acetyl-transferring) E1 component subunit alpha, translating into MAKKKADPMPAAQPSGDASAQRDDNREMLRSMLLQRRFEERTAEAYAIGKIGGFCHLYIGQEAVATGAIHALQQGDYVMTAYREHAHALQCGMDPGSIMAELYGKATGCSKGKGGSMHMFSAERNYLGGHGIVGGQIPLALGVAWKIKYRGEQRVMQVYMGEAAVNQGAFHESLNMAALWKLPLVLIVENNRFGMGTAWERASSLYDIAQKASAYAMPSAVADGMDPLDMYRVTKEAADRARSGEGPTLIEARTYRFVGHSMSDPVSGVYRTKEDVEREKLKDPIRIYADFLAKQGILSQEELEKMDAEVREISEKAAQFAEDSPDPEVGELYKDVYAQEDVNGRLYFDMRNR; encoded by the coding sequence AGATGCTGCGCTCCATGCTGCTGCAGCGGCGGTTCGAGGAGCGGACCGCGGAGGCGTACGCGATCGGCAAGATCGGCGGCTTCTGCCACCTGTACATCGGCCAGGAGGCGGTGGCCACCGGCGCCATACACGCCCTGCAGCAGGGCGACTACGTGATGACGGCGTACCGCGAGCACGCCCACGCGCTCCAGTGCGGCATGGACCCGGGCTCCATCATGGCCGAGCTGTACGGCAAGGCCACCGGCTGCTCCAAGGGCAAGGGCGGCTCCATGCACATGTTCAGCGCCGAGCGCAACTACCTGGGCGGCCACGGCATCGTGGGCGGCCAGATCCCGCTGGCGCTGGGCGTGGCGTGGAAGATCAAGTACCGTGGCGAGCAGCGGGTGATGCAGGTCTACATGGGCGAGGCCGCCGTGAACCAGGGCGCCTTCCACGAATCGCTGAACATGGCGGCGCTGTGGAAGCTTCCCCTCGTGCTCATCGTCGAGAACAACCGCTTCGGCATGGGCACCGCGTGGGAGCGCGCGTCGTCGCTGTACGACATCGCGCAGAAGGCCAGCGCCTACGCCATGCCCAGCGCGGTGGCCGACGGCATGGACCCGCTGGACATGTACCGCGTGACCAAGGAAGCCGCCGACCGCGCCCGCAGCGGCGAGGGGCCCACGCTCATCGAGGCGCGCACCTACCGTTTCGTGGGCCACTCCATGTCCGACCCCGTCTCGGGCGTGTACCGGACGAAGGAGGACGTGGAGCGCGAGAAGCTGAAGGACCCCATCCGCATCTACGCCGACTTCCTGGCCAAGCAGGGCATCCTGTCGCAGGAGGAGCTGGAGAAGATGGACGCCGAGGTGCGCGAGATCTCCGAGAAGGCCGCGCAGTTCGCCGAAGATTCGCCCGACCCCGAGGTGGGCGAGCTCTACAAGGACGTCTACGCCCAAGAGGACGTGAACGGCCGGCTCTATTTCGACATGAGGAATCGCTGA